The Ornithodoros turicata isolate Travis chromosome 7, ASM3712646v1, whole genome shotgun sequence genome includes a region encoding these proteins:
- the LOC135401554 gene encoding uncharacterized protein LOC135401554 isoform X2, whose amino-acid sequence MMDLAGLDPAEGVPDDGQTTKYSDEVDLLGALMDCIQDMTGAAGPPTAADFASEVIIDYVKSITAFDGDILPPERQLPANGKHLMDLSLETLNGIEGVPLQTPIVPARSSDPGLADRTVKGRLVTFQVDNHATTGTPAYWCIKNQHITKLPYHSSSHSCADKAAQTSTSNLYIRAANKSSQTSETIYGISVGTSSCDDISSTATQTTCEQSESASSSSSTDTNWAESNATTAATASRFSEDSSTSGEKTPCTKSRTSQTSGVTKTTQTSCTTRTSQSSWQGGCLSTVTSESTEESAQEQTSLSTLEECENETLQQIGSENLDLLSATAELNPQSVEAPVPVMDPLYDMQNIQSTMLASYCTVMEGAHDTDEEMLQLVTTSEQMPGDTSSFSHPDDTYALEFPLTTVDELSVFHPESADRSQPRIYSTDLLVDIQPRPDMGHLQCAENPFTPRFISPFEPVTEMSGPQEPLIQFSGSTIHPSVDEKSFINFLFSNISNETPDGEVQMKSMHDLSNLEAKFFQVDNPEALFQRHSQSAFQPIFTPFEMPEPIRPIEEISYFYDPDCAQFEMVDNNNNLIEGSKMYDGLTTIDEADVANVTSGDIDRFTSTRSCSEQANSGSEEHTREATDATVTRHQDITQEHVMNVFPVQVFNTVPDFMRSQTPFFYEKGAKAKDMEGNGTDAESGQTLLKQESDGQRTIDGTEPERNYDVLRRRLSAEKARRKTRALFSDHDGNDASTNAGMQSSSSVEDSGSETEEGEMKTVIRKRGLHRMLQSECTRNVGGETKKELPPKSKVTERTSAQFQGSDPETWPLDCHTSHTTANSRCYFPVDRYDFDTEDLAAGLTEDSAILRPLLASENENDFDMDDQSLLGITESVLMGQAELLKSVLPHFGNSDEDTPAGIEALTPCRAVKYVSLPHRRTLFNVPDETPQRVFNETGTPVPPPSPELGRGFHTEVPLSFCDEDIKISREFFGFVDEPSSTRSAETEAGRGGMLAGSPGIRVRSSSDSRSESEFELLVFDEMHPRPIKSLQKPALPKISEEQME is encoded by the exons ATGATGGACCTGGCAGGGCTAGACCCCGCCGAAGGCGTTCCCGATGACGGGCAAACGACCAAGTACTCCGACGAGGTAGACCTCCTGGGCGCCCTCATGGACTGTATTCAAGACATGACGGGTGCTGCTGGACCTCCCACTGCTGCCGACTTCGCGTCTGAAGTCATCATCGACTACGTTAAGAGTATCACAGCATTCGACGGGGACATTTTGCCACCGGAAAGACAGCTGCCAGCGAATGGG AAACATCTCATGGACCTCTCGCTCGAAACACTGAACGGCATTGAAGGTGTCCCGTTGCAGACACCCATCGTCCCCGCACGCAGCAGCGATCCTGGCCTTGCAGACAGGACTGTGAAGGGTCGCCTTGTCACCTTCCAGGTGGACAACCATGCAACAACGGGCACGCCCGCGTACTGGTGCATTAAAAATCAACATATTACGAAGCTTCCTTATCACAGCAGCAGCCATTCTTGCGCCGACAAAGCAGCTCAGACTTCTACTAGTAACTTGTACATCAGAGCAGCCAATAAGTCATCTCAGACGTCCGAAACCATATACGGTATCAGCGTGGGCACGTCTTCCTGCGATGACATATCGTCGACGGCAACCCAGACGACATGCGAGCAAAGTGAGTCCGCCTCCAGTTCTTCGTCGACCGATACGAACTGGGCCGAGTCGAACGCTACGACCGCGGCTACTGCGTCGCGGTTCTCCGAAGACAGTTCCACATCCGGCGAGAAGACGCCGTGCACTAAATCTCGAACGTCGCAAACGTCTGGAGTAACGAAGACTACGCAAACTTCTTGCACAACGCGGACGTCGCAAAGCTCGTGGCAAGGCGGCTGCCTTTCCACCGTGACGTCAGAGTCTACTGAAGAGAGTGCGCAGGAACAGACGTCCTTGAGCACTCTTGAAGAATGCGAAAATGAAACTTTGCAACAAATTGGAAGCGAGAACCTCGACCTCCTAAGCGCCACCGCTGAGCTCAATCCGCAGTCCGTCGAGGCACCAGTTCCTGTTATGGACCCGTTGTACGACATGCAGAACATACAGTCGACTATGCTAGCCAGTTACTGCACCGTTATGGAAGGGGCACATGATACGGACGAGGAAATGTTGCAACTGGTCACCACCTCTGAGCAGATGCCAGGAGACACGTCCTCTTTCAGTCATCCGGACGATACGTACGCACTCGAGTTCCCCTTGACCACAGTGGACGAACTGTCGGTCTTTCATCCGGAGTCCGCAGACAGGAGCCAACCTCGGATATACTCGACTGACCTTCTGGTTGACATACAACCACGCCCCGATATGGGACATCTTCAGTGCGCAGAAAATCCTTTTACTCCGCGCTTCATCTCCCCATTCGAACCTGTAACTGAAATGAGCGGACCGCAAGAGCCCCTAATCCAATTCTCCGGCAGCACCATTCATCCTAGCGTCGATGAAAAATCTTTTATCAACTTTCTCTTTTCGAATATCTCTAACGAAACACCGGACGGCGAAGTTCAGATGAAGTCCATGCATGACTTGTCCAATCTAGAAGCCAAATTCTTTCAAGTCGACAACCCCGAAGCGTTATTCCAGCGGCACTCTCAGAGTGCTTTTCAACCGATCTTCACACCGTTCGAAATGCCCGAACCAATCCGGCCCATTGAAGAAATTTCGTACTTCTATGACCCGGATTGCGCTCAGTTTGAAATggtagacaacaacaacaatttgaTCGAAGGTTCTAAAATGTACGATGGGCTCACGACTATCGACGAAGCTGACGTTGCCAACGTAACTAGCGGAGACATAGACCGCTTCACGTCAACGCGGAGTTGCAGCGAGCAAGCCAACAGCGGGTCCGAGGAACACACGAGGGAAGCGACTGACGCCACAGTGACCAGACACCAGGACATAACCCAAGAGCACGTCATGAACGTCTTCCCCGTGCAAGTGTTCAACACAGTGCCGGACTTCATGCGTTCACAAACGCCGTTCTTCTACGAGAAAGGTGCAAAAGCCAAGGACATGGAAGGGAACGGCACGGACGCTGAAAGTGGGCAGACTCTCTTGAAGCAGGAGTCGGACGGGCAAAGGACAATTGACGGCACGGAGCCGGAAAGAAATTACGACGTGCTTCGTCGCCGGTTGAGCGCCGAGAAAGCGCGGAGGAAGACTCGGGCGTTGTTTTCAGACCATGACGGCAACGACGCATCGACGAACGCGGGGATGCAAAGCAGCAGCAGTGTTGAGGACTCGGGTTCCGAAACAGAGGAGGGCGAAATGAAAACCGTGATTAGGAAAAGAGGGCTGCATAGGATGTTACAAAGTGAATGTACGAGGAACGTCGGAGGGGAGACGAAGAAGGAGTTGCCCCCGAAGTCGAAGGTCACGGAAAGAACTTCGGCTCAG TTCCAAGGCTCAGACCCTGAAACATGGCCGTTGGACTGCCACACGTCGCACACGACAGCAAACTCCCGCTGCTACTTCCCCGTTGACCGGTACGACTTCGACACTGAGGATCTGGCAGCTGGCCTCACCGAAGACTCAGCCATCCTTCGTCCGCTTCTCGCTTCAGAAAACGAGAATGATTTCGACATGGACGACCAAAGTCTTCTCGGAATCACAGAGAGCGTGCTAATGG GGCAAGCCGAATTACTCAAGAGCGTTCTACCTCACTTTGGAAATAGCGACGAGGACACGCCCGCGGGCATCGAAGCACTAACGCCGTGCAGAGCCGTCAAGTATGTCTCCCTACCGCACCGGCGCACCCTCTTCAACGTCCCGGACGAAACACCACAACGAGTCTTCAACGAAACGGGCACGCCTGTGCCTCCGCCGTCACCGGAACTCGGCAGGGGGTTTCACACTGAAGTCCCACTGTCATTTTGCGACGAAGATATCAAGATCAGCCGGGAGTTCTTCGGGTTCGTCGACGAGCCGTCGTCGACGCGAAGCGCAGAGACCGAAGCGGGTCGAGGGGGAATGCTGGCGGGGTCCCCTGGGATTCGAGTACGGTCGAGCTCGGATTCGAGGTCTGAGAGCGAGTTTGAGCTGTTGGTGTTCGACGAGATGCATCCGAGGCCGATCAAATCACTGCAGAAGCCAGCTTTGCCCAAAATCAGCGAAGAACAGATGGAATAA
- the LOC135401554 gene encoding uncharacterized protein LOC135401554 isoform X1 — MMDLAGLDPAEGVPDDGQTTKYSDEVDLLGALMDCIQDMTGAAGPPTAADFASEVIIDYVKSITAFDGDILPPERQLPANGKHLMDLSLETLNGIEGVPLQTPIVPARSSDPGLADRTVKGRLVTFQVDNHATTGTPAYWCIKNQHITKLPYHSSSHSCADKAAQTSTSNLYIRAANKSSQTSETIYGISVGTSSCDDISSTATQTTCEQSESASSSSSTDTNWAESNATTAATASRFSEDSSTSGEKTPCTKSRTSQTSGVTKTTQTSCTTRTSQSSWQGGCLSTVTSESTEESAQEQTSLSTLEECENETLQQIGSENLDLLSATAELNPQSVEAPVPVMDPLYDMQNIQSTMLASYCTVMEGAHDTDEEMLQLVTTSEQMPGDTSSFSHPDDTYALEFPLTTVDELSVFHPESADRSQPRIYSTDLLVDIQPRPDMGHLQCAENPFTPRFISPFEPVTEMSGPQEPLIQFSGSTIHPSVDEKSFINFLFSNISNETPDGEVQMKSMHDLSNLEAKFFQVDNPEALFQRHSQSAFQPIFTPFEMPEPIRPIEEISYFYDPDCAQFEMVDNNNNLIEGSKMYDGLTTIDEADVANVTSGDIDRFTSTRSCSEQANSGSEEHTREATDATVTRHQDITQEHVMNVFPVQVFNTVPDFMRSQTPFFYEKGAKAKDMEGNGTDAESGQTLLKQESDGQRTIDGTEPERNYDVLRRRLSAEKARRKTRALFSDHDGNDASTNAGMQSSSSVEDSGSETEEGEMKTVIRKRGLHRMLQSECTRNVGGETKKELPPKSKVTERTSAQFQGSDPETWPLDCHTSHTTANSRCYFPVDRYDFDTEDLAAGLTEDSAILRPLLASENENDFDMDDQSLLGITESVLMGEGSTTSVSLRQAELLKSVLPHFGNSDEDTPAGIEALTPCRAVKYVSLPHRRTLFNVPDETPQRVFNETGTPVPPPSPELGRGFHTEVPLSFCDEDIKISREFFGFVDEPSSTRSAETEAGRGGMLAGSPGIRVRSSSDSRSESEFELLVFDEMHPRPIKSLQKPALPKISEEQME, encoded by the exons ATGATGGACCTGGCAGGGCTAGACCCCGCCGAAGGCGTTCCCGATGACGGGCAAACGACCAAGTACTCCGACGAGGTAGACCTCCTGGGCGCCCTCATGGACTGTATTCAAGACATGACGGGTGCTGCTGGACCTCCCACTGCTGCCGACTTCGCGTCTGAAGTCATCATCGACTACGTTAAGAGTATCACAGCATTCGACGGGGACATTTTGCCACCGGAAAGACAGCTGCCAGCGAATGGG AAACATCTCATGGACCTCTCGCTCGAAACACTGAACGGCATTGAAGGTGTCCCGTTGCAGACACCCATCGTCCCCGCACGCAGCAGCGATCCTGGCCTTGCAGACAGGACTGTGAAGGGTCGCCTTGTCACCTTCCAGGTGGACAACCATGCAACAACGGGCACGCCCGCGTACTGGTGCATTAAAAATCAACATATTACGAAGCTTCCTTATCACAGCAGCAGCCATTCTTGCGCCGACAAAGCAGCTCAGACTTCTACTAGTAACTTGTACATCAGAGCAGCCAATAAGTCATCTCAGACGTCCGAAACCATATACGGTATCAGCGTGGGCACGTCTTCCTGCGATGACATATCGTCGACGGCAACCCAGACGACATGCGAGCAAAGTGAGTCCGCCTCCAGTTCTTCGTCGACCGATACGAACTGGGCCGAGTCGAACGCTACGACCGCGGCTACTGCGTCGCGGTTCTCCGAAGACAGTTCCACATCCGGCGAGAAGACGCCGTGCACTAAATCTCGAACGTCGCAAACGTCTGGAGTAACGAAGACTACGCAAACTTCTTGCACAACGCGGACGTCGCAAAGCTCGTGGCAAGGCGGCTGCCTTTCCACCGTGACGTCAGAGTCTACTGAAGAGAGTGCGCAGGAACAGACGTCCTTGAGCACTCTTGAAGAATGCGAAAATGAAACTTTGCAACAAATTGGAAGCGAGAACCTCGACCTCCTAAGCGCCACCGCTGAGCTCAATCCGCAGTCCGTCGAGGCACCAGTTCCTGTTATGGACCCGTTGTACGACATGCAGAACATACAGTCGACTATGCTAGCCAGTTACTGCACCGTTATGGAAGGGGCACATGATACGGACGAGGAAATGTTGCAACTGGTCACCACCTCTGAGCAGATGCCAGGAGACACGTCCTCTTTCAGTCATCCGGACGATACGTACGCACTCGAGTTCCCCTTGACCACAGTGGACGAACTGTCGGTCTTTCATCCGGAGTCCGCAGACAGGAGCCAACCTCGGATATACTCGACTGACCTTCTGGTTGACATACAACCACGCCCCGATATGGGACATCTTCAGTGCGCAGAAAATCCTTTTACTCCGCGCTTCATCTCCCCATTCGAACCTGTAACTGAAATGAGCGGACCGCAAGAGCCCCTAATCCAATTCTCCGGCAGCACCATTCATCCTAGCGTCGATGAAAAATCTTTTATCAACTTTCTCTTTTCGAATATCTCTAACGAAACACCGGACGGCGAAGTTCAGATGAAGTCCATGCATGACTTGTCCAATCTAGAAGCCAAATTCTTTCAAGTCGACAACCCCGAAGCGTTATTCCAGCGGCACTCTCAGAGTGCTTTTCAACCGATCTTCACACCGTTCGAAATGCCCGAACCAATCCGGCCCATTGAAGAAATTTCGTACTTCTATGACCCGGATTGCGCTCAGTTTGAAATggtagacaacaacaacaatttgaTCGAAGGTTCTAAAATGTACGATGGGCTCACGACTATCGACGAAGCTGACGTTGCCAACGTAACTAGCGGAGACATAGACCGCTTCACGTCAACGCGGAGTTGCAGCGAGCAAGCCAACAGCGGGTCCGAGGAACACACGAGGGAAGCGACTGACGCCACAGTGACCAGACACCAGGACATAACCCAAGAGCACGTCATGAACGTCTTCCCCGTGCAAGTGTTCAACACAGTGCCGGACTTCATGCGTTCACAAACGCCGTTCTTCTACGAGAAAGGTGCAAAAGCCAAGGACATGGAAGGGAACGGCACGGACGCTGAAAGTGGGCAGACTCTCTTGAAGCAGGAGTCGGACGGGCAAAGGACAATTGACGGCACGGAGCCGGAAAGAAATTACGACGTGCTTCGTCGCCGGTTGAGCGCCGAGAAAGCGCGGAGGAAGACTCGGGCGTTGTTTTCAGACCATGACGGCAACGACGCATCGACGAACGCGGGGATGCAAAGCAGCAGCAGTGTTGAGGACTCGGGTTCCGAAACAGAGGAGGGCGAAATGAAAACCGTGATTAGGAAAAGAGGGCTGCATAGGATGTTACAAAGTGAATGTACGAGGAACGTCGGAGGGGAGACGAAGAAGGAGTTGCCCCCGAAGTCGAAGGTCACGGAAAGAACTTCGGCTCAG TTCCAAGGCTCAGACCCTGAAACATGGCCGTTGGACTGCCACACGTCGCACACGACAGCAAACTCCCGCTGCTACTTCCCCGTTGACCGGTACGACTTCGACACTGAGGATCTGGCAGCTGGCCTCACCGAAGACTCAGCCATCCTTCGTCCGCTTCTCGCTTCAGAAAACGAGAATGATTTCGACATGGACGACCAAAGTCTTCTCGGAATCACAGAGAGCGTGCTAATGGGTGAGGGGTCAACTACTTCGGTTTCTCTTC GGCAAGCCGAATTACTCAAGAGCGTTCTACCTCACTTTGGAAATAGCGACGAGGACACGCCCGCGGGCATCGAAGCACTAACGCCGTGCAGAGCCGTCAAGTATGTCTCCCTACCGCACCGGCGCACCCTCTTCAACGTCCCGGACGAAACACCACAACGAGTCTTCAACGAAACGGGCACGCCTGTGCCTCCGCCGTCACCGGAACTCGGCAGGGGGTTTCACACTGAAGTCCCACTGTCATTTTGCGACGAAGATATCAAGATCAGCCGGGAGTTCTTCGGGTTCGTCGACGAGCCGTCGTCGACGCGAAGCGCAGAGACCGAAGCGGGTCGAGGGGGAATGCTGGCGGGGTCCCCTGGGATTCGAGTACGGTCGAGCTCGGATTCGAGGTCTGAGAGCGAGTTTGAGCTGTTGGTGTTCGACGAGATGCATCCGAGGCCGATCAAATCACTGCAGAAGCCAGCTTTGCCCAAAATCAGCGAAGAACAGATGGAATAA